The window TTAGTAAAAATTTTAGTTAAAGACTCGAAAATTTCTGATGAAATTAAAATCAATCTTATTAGAAATATTTACAGTAAAATACCTAATGACGAATATTCTCAAAACGCCTTTTGGGATAACGTAGAATTTCATATTTTTAAAGTTTTTTATCCTTCTTTAGAGATTTTCAAAAATCTTACAGATACTTCCAAATGCAGTATTATTTCCGCTCTATTAAAACAACCATTTAATCATTCTAATCCTGAAGTTTATAAGTGGATCAAAAATACGCTTCCTTCCAGTACACTTAAAGATGCTAAAGGTTCAATAATCAGAAATATTTTAGTAAAACCAATTCCACAAGATGCTGAGTTTAAATCAACTTTTATAAATTTTTATCAGTGGATCAAAGGTACTCTTCCTTATATTACAAATGACTATAAATTTGAAATAATCAAAATTATTTTAGCTAAACCAATTCCACAAGATCCTGAGTTTAATCCATTTTTTATAAATTTTTATCAGTGGATTAAAGGCGCTCTTCCTACCGTTACAAATGACTATAATAAATTTGAAATAATCGGAAATATTTTAGCTAAACCAATTCCACAAGATCCTGAGTTTAATCCATTTTTTATAAATTTTTATCAGTGGATTAAAGACACTCTTCCTACTGTTACAGATGGCTATAATAAATTTGAAATAATCAAAATTATTTTAGCTAAACCAATTCCACAAGATCCTGAGTTTTACCCATTTTTTATAAATTTTTATCAGTGGATTAAAGGCGCTCTTCCTACAGTTACAAATGACTATATTAAATTTGAAATACAAAAATTAATTTCGCAAAAACTTACAACCTTAACAAATCTACAATTCCAAGAAATTCAAAAAATTTTAGATGAAGCTTTAGCCCAATAAAAGTATTTAAAAGAGAAGAGACAAAAATAAAATTTTGTCTCTTCTCTTTTAATCTTTTATTTTTTACCGAGCAAAGATGAATCTTCTAGTGTAGAAATATCACCAAATTCGGTTTTACCAAGCGACATATTACGCAAAATACGACGCATAATTTTGCCAGAGCGAGTTTTTGGTAAACTTTCTACAAAAAATATTTTATCCGGCTTTGCATGTGGTCCGATATGCTCTGTCACAGAAATTAAAATACTTTTGCACATTTCATCACTTCCAGAAATCTCTGTCATCAGAATAACATATGCATGAATACTCTCACCTTTAATTTCATGAGGACAACCGACAACGGCCGCTTCTGCAACACCGATAGTTTTGCCGATAGCATTTTCGACTTCAGCAGTACCAATTCGATGGCCTGAAACATTCAAAACATCATCAACCCTACCAACTATCCAAAAATATCCATCTTCATCCCTATAAGCTTCATCACCACTCAAATAATACCCTGGAAACTTTTCAAAATATGTCTTTTTAAAGCGCTCATGATCACCATATAATGTTCTTGTAATACCCGGCCATGGATTTTTTATCACAAGATATCCAGAACTATTTGGCTCCTTTATTTCTTCTCCATTTTCATTAACCAAAGCAGGCTCAATACCCAAAAACGGAAATGTTGCAGATCCAGGTTTTAGAGGGGTTGCTCCAGGAAATGGTGAAATCAAAAATCCACCATTTTCAGTCTGCCACCAAGTGTCCATTATCGGACAATTACCTTTGCCTATAACATTGTAATACCAATACCACTCTGGTTCTTTAATCGGCTCTCCAACAGATCCCAAAATTTGTAGTGATGATAAATCATATTTTTGTGGAAAACTATCGCCTTCTTTCATCAAAGAACGAAGCGCTGTTGGCGAAGTATAAAATTTATTTACTTTGAACTTTTCGATAATTGACCAGTAACGTCCAAAGTCAGGATAATTTAATGTTCCTTCAAACATTATGGTTGTTGCACGATTAACTAGCGGGCCATACAAAACATATGAATGTCCTGTGATCCAACCGAGATCTGCAGTGCACCAGTAAATCTCGCCAGGATGATAGTCAAAAACCATTTGATGAGTGTAAGATGCATAAACTAAATATCCACCAGTTGTATGTTGCACACCTTTTGGTTTTCCAGTAGAACCTGATGTGTAAAGAATAAACAGAGAATCTTCCGCATCCATAATTTCAGGAGCACAATGCTCTTCTGCTTTCTCCATTTCTTCATGCCACCAAAAATCTCGTCCATTTTCCATGGCAACATCTTGTCCGTTTCTATTGACAACAATCACTGTTTCTACAGATGGTGTATCATGCAACGCTTTATCGACATTTTCTTTCATAGCAATATTTTGCTTTGCACCACGAACTGCATAATTTTGCGTTACAACAATTTTGCAAGTCGCATCATTTATCCTATCTTTGAGTGCTTCTGCGCTAAATGCGCCAAAAACTATTGAGTGCACAGCGCCAATTCGGCTGCACGCAAGTGTTGCTATCGCAAGCTGAGGAATCATCTGCATATAAAGACAAACTCTATCTCCTTTTTGCACTCCAAACTTTTTTAAAACATTTGCAAATTTTTCGACTTCAGCAAGCAACTGTTTGTAAGTGTAAATAATTACTTCGTTTTCGCCGTTACCTTGCCAAACAATTGCAGTTTGATCTCCAAATCCTTTTTCAATATGCCTATCTAAACAGTTATAAGATGCGTTTAATTTGCCGCCTTCATAAAACTTAAAATCTACATCTAAAAAGCTTCCACTTTTAACCTTGTCCCAATTTTTAAACCATGAAAGCTGATGTGAGATTTTACCCCAAAATTCGTCAGGATTTTTTATAGAATAATTATATAATTCTTTATATTTTTCGAGCGAATCTATCCAAGCCTTTTTGGATAATTTTTCAGAAGGTTTAAAGACTACATCTTTAGACATAAAATCCTTTCAGGGGTGAAGGGAAAAAAGTTTTATAAATTTATGCTCGAAGCATACTAAATTAAAACAGATTTGTAAGCAGGGGGGTAGGCATTTTACTCACGGAACAGTTTTTGATAGTATGCAACATGTTATTTATTAAAATAATAAATCAAGGTTTTTAGATGGATTTAATAGTTGTAACGCTGGGCTCGTTTTTTACCGTCATATCTTGCTGCATACTTGCATATGTTTCCATGGCAACCGGATCTGGACCTTGGATAGCTCCTACGCTAGTACTCATTTCAAGCTTCATCCTCAAAATAATTAGAAGTAAAATATCTCAAGAAAAAATGACTGAAAAAATTATTTTGACGCAAACAACAGGTTCAATTGGAGGAATAGTCGCAACAGGTTTAGGTTTTACACTTCCAATGTTATATTTTTTAAATCCAATTGACTTTCACCATTTGCTCAAATCACCTATAAAATTTTGCATCTTCATCGCAATCACCTGTTTAATTGCAGGCGGACTTGGAATAAACCTCGCACGAATATTTAGCGAGCGATTAATTTACAAAGAAAATCTTCAATTTCCAGTCAGCCATATGATCTACAAAATCATTAATACCAAAGACAAAGTAAAACAAACAGCAAGTTTATTTTGGGGATTTTTGATTACTTCTATTTTTTGTCTTCTAAGAGATGGATTATTCAAATTTAAAAGCATTTTCCCTGTTACCATTTACCCTTTTCAATCTTTTTTGGGAACTGAATTCGCGTTAAATCTATTCCTTGGTCCTACCCTTTGGGCTGTTGGATTCATGAGCGGGACAACCATTGCTGTTCCATTAATAGTTGGAATATTTTCAAAATATTTTGTTTTAAACCCTTTAAATTTGCATATTCAGTCAATCTCTTTTGGTTTTTTGCAAATTCAATCACAAAACTCTTTTAATATGGCTTTTTGCAGCGGATTAATTTTAACTGAAGCTATTATAATTTTGACCAAAGTACCTCAAATACTTTTCAAGTTTTTAAATCTTAAAAAACTTTCATCTAACAATTATTTTGCCTTTTCATTAGAAAAATTAAAACAATCCAAGTTGCTCAAACTTGAACCTATCTTAATCTTACTAGCAACTTTTATCTTTTTCTCTTATCTAAAATTTTCATTTGGCGCACAAGTTTTCATAATTTTGTTAACAATATTAGCTACGTATCAAATCAGCTGGATGGGCGGCAAAGTTGGGTTAGTTCCATTTGGAAGATTTGCAACATTCGTCATGCTGCCAACCATAATGTTTTTTGATCTAACCTTTTTCCAAATAACAATACTATGTGTATTTTTCAATGTCTGTGCAGCCGCAGCTTCTGATTTGCTTTTCGACTATAAAATCGGAGAACTTTGCAATATCAAATTTAGAAAAATCCAAAAGTATCAATGGGCAGGCCTTATAATAACATCACTTGTAATTGGCGCATTTTTCTGGGCAATATTCAATAATTTTCAACTTGGCACCCCAGAACTTTTCGCATACAAAGCGATGGCTCGTGCGCTTTTGATCAAAACTTCATTTTTTAACTTCACTACCGTATTTTTGGGTATCGTTTTTGGATTAATTTTAAAATTTGCAAAAATCAACCCTACAATGGTACTTTGCGGAATTTTGATGCCCAATGGTCTTTCGATTGGTTTAATCATAGGCGGTCTTAGCGCCATTGTGACAAAAAATCTGTTTAAACAAGAATTGGAAAAATTCTACCCATTTTGGTCGGGAGTATTCGCTAGTGAATCAACATGGATCTTAATGCTAATGATTTTAAAATTTCTAAAAATCTGATTTTTATCCTATTTCACTCATAAATACTCATTTTTTTGTACAAATTTGTACATTCCAAACCATAAAGTTAATACCAAAATTGGTTAAAAATTTCTTTATTTTACGAATCCTAAAATCTTGCTAAGCTAATCCTATTAAAAATTTATTCAAAGTAACTTTTTGGAGACCAAAATGTTTATCAAAAAAAGAAGCATTTTTCACCTAATTTCGCTAGTAATGGTTTTAGGCTTATTTTCTTGCGTGAAAAAACATAAACATGAAACAACATCATTCGAATCATTAAAAACTCGTGCTGAAAACTTAATAAGTAAAAAAAAGCGCTCCGAAGCTATCGAAGTTTTGGAACAAATGATGGAAGAGTACCCAGACGCACCTAACCTAAAAGATTATAAATTAGCGTTGGCAAACATATATTTTGATAAAAAAGAGTACGAAGCCGCGTATCAATGCTACAAAAAATATTACAAAAATAATCCTTCCGATCAACTTGCAGAGTTTGCAAACTATCGAGGAATTTTATGTAAATTCCGCCAAACATATGGCGTCAACCATGACCAAACAAATGTGAAAAAAGCTCTCAAAAAAAGTGAAAAATATTTAGCTCTTTATGAAAAGTCGGAAAAATTTTCAAAAGAAATCCGCGATATCAAATTCACATGCGAAAAAATGCTAATCGACCATGAAATATTTGTTTACAACTTTTATGTAAGACGTGGAATGTACAAGTCAGCACAAGCAAGACTCGATTATCTCAAAGAAGTGCACACAAAAAAGCATAAAGATCTAGAACCTCAAATTTTGTATCTCGAGCTAAAACTTGCTCACCATGAACACAACAAAGAACTCGAGCAAGAAAAGCTTCAACAACTAAACAATCGCTTTGTAAACTCTCAGTATGTTGCAATGGCTCAAAACTTAGTTGAGAAGAAGAAAGACGAATTTATTTTCTAATGAATGATTCCAAAAAACTAGGCTTTTGCGGCGAAAACTATGTCGCCAAATTTCTTGAAAATAAAGGTTTTAAAATCTTGGAACAGAATTTTAGAACACGATTTGGAGAAATCGATATCATCGCACAAAAAGAAGATGTCGTAGCATTCATAGAAGTAAAAACCAGAAAAAATCTATATTTCCAAATCGCATCCGTCGTCACACACAGCAAACAAAAAAAGATTATCGCTACAGCAAAGCGCTACATTGTCGAAAATAACATTTATGATAAGATTTGCAGATTTGATGTAGCAACTATCATCTACAATGAAACAAAAATGGAAATAGAATATATTCCAAATGCTTTTCAAGAATCATAAAAACCTCAATAAACTTTTTTGTTCTTCAGCGCGGCCCAATCTTTAAACAACTTCAAATTTTCGTCATACATAAAATGTTTTACAATTTCAATCTTACTTTTGCCAATTGATTTCATCTGATCGTTTGAAACTGTTAATTCATTAAAACCAATAATTTGTGCATCTTTAATTTCGGTTCCAAAAATTATCTTATCAATTTTGGCCCAGTGGCAAGCGCTAAAACACATAGGGCAAGGCTCACATGTGGAATAAATACTGCATCCTGACAAATCTATAGAATTTAATTTTTTACAAGCAACGCGAATCGCATTTATCTCTGCATGCGCAGTTATATCTGTACTTTGCCAAACAATGTTATGTTCACAACTAATTATATTTTCATCTTTGACTATACATGCGCCAAAAGGTGTATTGCCCGACTTGATACCTTCGTAAGCTTTTTCGATTGCCATTTTCATGAATTTTGTATTCACATTTTTCTCTTTTTATAAATTTAAATTTTTTTAGTTTTATGAGAACAATTTTAAATTTATTTTTTAAATTATTGCAATAAAACAGTTGAGTTTATAACAATTGTAAAAATCAAAATCAAAATAAAAAGGAGATTAAATGAATAAAATTTTCAAAATTCTTATTTGCTGTTCTTTAATAGCTTTTAACTCTAAAAATTTATTATGCGCAATATGCCAAGTTGAAGCACAATACAACTCAATAAGACAAAATTATATAAAACAAAATCACCCAAATATTCCAATGATAGGTATTGCTTGCAGCGGGGGTGGAAACAGAGCAGCCATTTCAACCCTAGGATTTATTTTGGGCGCAAAGAGAATAGGCATTCTCGATACAACTAGTTATTTTACAGCGC of the Candidatus Dependentiae bacterium genome contains:
- the acs gene encoding acetate--CoA ligase, with the translated sequence MSKDVVFKPSEKLSKKAWIDSLEKYKELYNYSIKNPDEFWGKISHQLSWFKNWDKVKSGSFLDVDFKFYEGGKLNASYNCLDRHIEKGFGDQTAIVWQGNGENEVIIYTYKQLLAEVEKFANVLKKFGVQKGDRVCLYMQMIPQLAIATLACSRIGAVHSIVFGAFSAEALKDRINDATCKIVVTQNYAVRGAKQNIAMKENVDKALHDTPSVETVIVVNRNGQDVAMENGRDFWWHEEMEKAEEHCAPEIMDAEDSLFILYTSGSTGKPKGVQHTTGGYLVYASYTHQMVFDYHPGEIYWCTADLGWITGHSYVLYGPLVNRATTIMFEGTLNYPDFGRYWSIIEKFKVNKFYTSPTALRSLMKEGDSFPQKYDLSSLQILGSVGEPIKEPEWYWYYNVIGKGNCPIMDTWWQTENGGFLISPFPGATPLKPGSATFPFLGIEPALVNENGEEIKEPNSSGYLVIKNPWPGITRTLYGDHERFKKTYFEKFPGYYLSGDEAYRDEDGYFWIVGRVDDVLNVSGHRIGTAEVENAIGKTIGVAEAAVVGCPHEIKGESIHAYVILMTEISGSDEMCKSILISVTEHIGPHAKPDKIFFVESLPKTRSGKIMRRILRNMSLGKTEFGDISTLEDSSLLGKK
- a CDS encoding YraN family protein, producing MNDSKKLGFCGENYVAKFLENKGFKILEQNFRTRFGEIDIIAQKEDVVAFIEVKTRKNLYFQIASVVTHSKQKKIIATAKRYIVENNIYDKICRFDVATIIYNETKMEIEYIPNAFQES
- a CDS encoding nucleoside deaminase, with translation MKMAIEKAYEGIKSGNTPFGACIVKDENIISCEHNIVWQSTDITAHAEINAIRVACKKLNSIDLSGCSIYSTCEPCPMCFSACHWAKIDKIIFGTEIKDAQIIGFNELTVSNDQMKSIGKSKIEIVKHFMYDENLKLFKDWAALKNKKVY